In a genomic window of Ralstonia nicotianae:
- a CDS encoding glycosyltransferase family 2 protein — MPGKLTATILTRNEAANIGDCIDSLAQLADEVIVLDSGSTDATRDIARARGANVIEDDGPWPGFGPQKNRALDRATCEWVLSIDADERVPPELAQEIRTAMARADADAYAIPRLSQFCGAWVHHSGWRPDHVIRLFRRGKAHFSESLVHESLQVTGNVARLRTSLLHYSYTSMDQVHRKSAQYAEAGARDLAQRGKHIGALSPALHGTWAFVRTLVLRRGFLDGGTGLAIARMNATVSYRKYRRARELASGANHRP; from the coding sequence ATGCCCGGCAAGCTGACCGCCACCATCCTGACGCGCAACGAAGCGGCCAACATCGGCGACTGCATCGACTCGCTCGCGCAACTGGCCGACGAGGTGATCGTGCTGGACTCGGGCAGCACCGACGCCACCCGCGACATCGCCCGGGCACGCGGCGCCAACGTCATCGAGGACGACGGCCCCTGGCCCGGCTTCGGCCCCCAGAAGAACCGCGCGCTCGACCGGGCCACCTGTGAGTGGGTGCTGTCGATCGACGCGGATGAGCGCGTGCCGCCGGAACTGGCCCAGGAGATCCGCACCGCCATGGCCCGGGCCGATGCGGATGCCTACGCCATCCCCCGGCTGTCGCAGTTCTGCGGCGCCTGGGTGCATCACAGCGGCTGGCGCCCCGACCATGTGATCCGGCTGTTCCGGCGCGGCAAGGCCCACTTCTCGGAGAGCCTGGTCCACGAAAGCCTGCAGGTGACGGGCAACGTTGCCCGGCTGCGCACCTCGCTGCTGCACTACAGCTACACCTCGATGGACCAGGTGCATCGCAAGAGCGCGCAATACGCGGAAGCCGGCGCGCGGGATCTCGCCCAGCGCGGCAAGCACATCGGCGCGCTGTCGCCGGCGCTGCACGGCACGTGGGCGTTCGTGCGCACGCTGGTGCTGCGGCGGGGGTTCCTGGATGGCGGCACCGGCCTGGCCATCGCCAGGATGAACGCCACGGTCAGCTACCGCAAATACCGGCGGGCACGCGAACTGGCGAGCGGCGCGAACCACCGGCCGTGA
- a CDS encoding pirin family protein — protein MIEIRPSQERGYADHGWLQSYHSFSFAEYMDPDHVHFGPLRVINEDRVAPGMGFGTHGHRDMEIISYVLDGELAHKDSLGNGSVLRPGDVQRMTAGTGVRHSEFNHAPDQTTHFLQIWVLPAQQDLAPGYEERHFEASQKRGRLRLIASADGRDDSVRVHQDMALYAGRFDGAEAATLPLADGRRAYVHVVRGKVEVNGTPLSGGDAAKLTREPTVTLSGGEGSEVLVFDLP, from the coding sequence ATGATTGAAATCCGACCCTCCCAGGAGCGCGGTTACGCCGACCACGGCTGGCTCCAGTCGTACCACAGCTTTTCGTTCGCCGAGTACATGGATCCGGACCACGTCCACTTCGGGCCGCTGCGCGTCATCAACGAAGACCGCGTCGCGCCCGGCATGGGCTTCGGTACGCACGGCCATCGCGACATGGAGATCATCAGCTACGTGCTCGACGGTGAACTGGCGCACAAGGACAGCCTCGGCAACGGCAGCGTGCTGCGCCCGGGCGACGTGCAGCGCATGACGGCTGGGACCGGCGTGCGTCATTCCGAGTTCAACCATGCGCCGGACCAGACCACGCACTTCCTGCAGATCTGGGTGCTGCCTGCGCAGCAGGATCTCGCGCCGGGCTACGAGGAGCGCCATTTCGAGGCGTCGCAGAAGCGTGGCAGGCTGCGCCTGATCGCCAGCGCCGACGGACGCGACGATTCGGTCAGGGTGCACCAGGACATGGCCCTGTACGCCGGCCGTTTCGATGGCGCCGAGGCCGCCACGCTGCCCCTCGCCGACGGTCGCCGCGCCTATGTGCACGTGGTGCGCGGCAAGGTCGAGGTCAACGGCACGCCGCTGTCGGGCGGCGATGCGGCTAAGCTGACGCGGGAGCCGACCGTCACGCTGTCGGGGGGCGAGGGCAGCGAGGTGCTGGTGTTCGATCTGCCCTGA
- the dnaE gene encoding DNA polymerase III subunit alpha: MNSPRFVHLRLHSEYSVVDGNVRLDEAVKAAAADGMGALALTDLANAFGLVRFYKDARGKGVKPIVGADVWITNHDERDKPSRLLLLVRNKQGYLNLCMLLARAWLSNQHRGRAEIAPEWFTEPGVEEAPMATGLLALSGAMGGDIGMALANGNEALARKLATQWSQVFPASFYIELQRAGNAGTEAYVQQAVKLAASMQLPVVATHPVQFMTPDDFTAHEARVCIAEGDLLANPRRTRRFTTDQYFKTQDEMCALFADIPSALANTVQIAQRCNLTLELGKPKLPLFPTPDGMSLDDYLVHLAKDGLEKRMAVLFPDEAVREAKRPEYYARLEFETGTIIKMGFPGYFLIVADFINWAKNNGVPVGPGRGSGAGSLVAYALGITDLDPLKYNLLFERFLNPERVSMPDFDIDFCQHGRDRVIHYVKEKYGKDAVSQIATFGTMAAKAAVRDVGRVLDLGYNFVDGVAKLIPFKPGKLVTIEEAKKEEPLLAEREANEEEVKQLLELAQRVEGMTRNVGMHAGGVLIAPGKLTDFCPLYTQGGEDAGVVSQYDKDDVEAVGLVKFDFLGLTTLTILDWAERYIRTLDPSKADWNCSHIPLTDKAAFDILKTANTVAVFQLESRGMQGMLKDAKPDRFEDIIALVALYRPGPMDLIPSFCARKHGREKVEYPDPRVEPVLKETYGIMVYQEQVMQMAQIVGGYSLGGADLLRRAMGKKKAEEMAEHRELFRGGAAKDGLSTEKADEIFDLMEKFAGYGFNKSHAAAYALLAYYTAWLKAHHPAEFMAANMSLAMDDTDKVKILYDDARGKNGLAVLPPDINASQYRFTPTDAKTIRYGLGGVKGSGQGAIEDILRAREDGPFKDLFDFCERVDRRQVNRRTIEALVRAGAFDSLNANRAQLLVSIGLAMEAAEQKAAAANQVSLFDLMGSDDAEQHRPELLDEAPWSTKRKLQEEKQALGFYLSGHLFDECRDEVRRFARTTLADLAREVNGSGNNGGGYGSRDARNKTVAGVIVGLRTQMTQRGKMIVVMLDDGSQSEATEVTVFNELFDANRALFKEDEVLIVQGNARHDTFTGGVRMTAEAVLDLTQARARYADAIGLTFRDNASATRLRELLTPHLAAQVPGVRVRISYAANGARCEAVLGEQWQVTPSDEVLASFRSALSTENVYMIYG, from the coding sequence ATGAATTCGCCGCGCTTCGTCCATCTCCGTCTCCATTCCGAATATTCCGTCGTCGACGGCAACGTCCGCCTGGACGAGGCCGTCAAGGCCGCCGCCGCCGATGGCATGGGCGCGCTGGCGCTGACCGACCTTGCCAACGCTTTCGGCCTGGTGCGCTTCTACAAGGACGCGCGCGGCAAGGGCGTCAAGCCTATCGTCGGCGCCGACGTGTGGATCACCAATCACGACGAGCGCGACAAGCCCAGCCGCCTGCTGCTGCTGGTGCGCAACAAGCAGGGCTACCTGAACCTGTGCATGCTGCTGGCGCGCGCCTGGCTGTCCAACCAGCATCGCGGCCGCGCGGAGATCGCCCCCGAGTGGTTCACCGAGCCCGGCGTGGAAGAGGCGCCGATGGCCACCGGCCTGCTGGCGCTGTCCGGCGCGATGGGCGGCGACATCGGCATGGCGCTCGCCAACGGCAACGAGGCGCTGGCGCGCAAGCTGGCGACGCAGTGGTCGCAGGTGTTCCCGGCGTCGTTCTACATCGAGCTGCAGCGCGCCGGGAACGCCGGCACCGAGGCCTACGTCCAGCAGGCCGTGAAGCTGGCCGCGTCGATGCAGCTGCCGGTGGTCGCCACGCATCCGGTGCAGTTCATGACGCCGGACGACTTCACTGCGCACGAGGCGCGCGTCTGCATCGCCGAGGGCGATCTGCTCGCCAACCCGCGCCGCACCAGGCGTTTCACGACCGACCAATATTTCAAGACGCAGGACGAGATGTGCGCGCTGTTCGCCGACATCCCGTCCGCGCTGGCCAACACGGTGCAGATCGCGCAGCGCTGCAACCTGACGCTGGAACTGGGCAAGCCCAAGCTGCCGCTGTTCCCCACGCCCGACGGCATGTCGCTGGACGACTACCTCGTCCACCTGGCCAAGGACGGGCTGGAGAAGCGCATGGCCGTGCTGTTCCCCGACGAGGCGGTGCGCGAGGCCAAGCGGCCCGAGTACTACGCGCGGCTGGAGTTCGAGACCGGCACCATCATCAAGATGGGCTTCCCGGGCTACTTCCTGATCGTGGCGGACTTCATCAACTGGGCCAAGAACAACGGCGTGCCGGTGGGGCCGGGCCGGGGCTCGGGCGCGGGCTCGCTGGTGGCGTACGCGCTGGGCATCACCGACCTGGACCCGCTCAAGTACAACCTGCTGTTCGAGCGCTTCCTGAACCCGGAACGGGTGTCGATGCCCGACTTCGACATCGACTTCTGCCAGCATGGCCGCGACCGCGTCATCCACTACGTGAAGGAGAAGTACGGCAAGGACGCCGTCTCGCAGATCGCCACCTTCGGCACCATGGCCGCCAAGGCCGCGGTGCGCGACGTGGGCCGCGTGCTGGATCTCGGCTACAACTTCGTCGACGGCGTGGCCAAGCTGATCCCGTTCAAGCCGGGCAAGCTGGTCACCATCGAGGAAGCCAAGAAGGAAGAGCCGCTGCTGGCCGAGCGCGAGGCCAATGAAGAAGAGGTCAAGCAGCTGCTCGAACTCGCCCAGCGCGTCGAAGGCATGACCCGCAACGTCGGCATGCACGCGGGCGGGGTGCTGATCGCGCCGGGCAAGCTGACCGATTTCTGCCCGCTCTACACCCAGGGCGGCGAGGATGCCGGCGTCGTCAGCCAGTACGACAAGGACGACGTGGAAGCCGTCGGCCTGGTGAAGTTCGACTTCCTGGGCCTGACCACGCTGACCATCCTGGACTGGGCCGAGCGCTACATCCGCACGCTCGATCCGTCCAAGGCGGACTGGAACTGCAGCCACATTCCGCTGACCGACAAGGCGGCGTTCGACATCCTCAAGACGGCCAACACGGTCGCCGTGTTCCAGCTGGAAAGCCGCGGCATGCAGGGCATGCTCAAGGACGCCAAGCCCGACCGCTTCGAGGACATCATCGCCCTGGTGGCGCTGTACCGTCCGGGCCCGATGGACCTGATCCCCAGCTTCTGCGCCCGCAAGCACGGCCGCGAGAAGGTGGAGTACCCCGACCCGCGCGTCGAGCCGGTGCTCAAGGAGACCTACGGCATCATGGTCTACCAGGAGCAGGTGATGCAGATGGCGCAGATCGTGGGCGGCTACTCGCTCGGCGGCGCCGACCTGCTGCGCCGCGCGATGGGCAAGAAGAAGGCCGAAGAGATGGCCGAGCACCGCGAGCTGTTCCGTGGCGGCGCGGCCAAGGACGGTCTGTCCACCGAGAAGGCCGACGAGATCTTCGACCTGATGGAAAAGTTCGCGGGCTACGGCTTCAACAAGTCGCACGCGGCGGCGTATGCGCTGCTGGCGTACTACACCGCGTGGCTCAAGGCGCATCACCCGGCCGAATTCATGGCAGCCAACATGTCGCTCGCCATGGACGACACCGATAAGGTGAAGATCCTCTACGACGACGCCCGCGGCAAGAACGGCCTGGCGGTGCTGCCGCCCGACATCAACGCCAGCCAGTACCGCTTCACGCCCACCGACGCCAAGACCATCCGCTATGGCCTGGGCGGCGTGAAGGGCAGCGGGCAGGGCGCCATCGAAGACATCCTGCGCGCGCGCGAGGACGGCCCGTTCAAGGACCTGTTCGACTTCTGCGAGCGCGTCGACCGCCGCCAGGTCAACCGCCGCACCATCGAGGCGCTGGTGCGCGCCGGCGCCTTCGACAGCCTGAACGCCAATCGCGCGCAGCTGCTGGTCTCGATCGGGCTGGCGATGGAGGCGGCCGAGCAGAAGGCGGCAGCGGCCAACCAGGTCTCGCTGTTCGACCTGATGGGCAGCGACGACGCCGAGCAGCATCGCCCGGAGCTGCTCGACGAGGCGCCCTGGAGCACCAAGCGCAAGCTGCAGGAAGAGAAGCAGGCGCTGGGCTTCTACCTGTCGGGGCACCTCTTCGACGAGTGCCGCGACGAGGTCCGCCGCTTTGCCCGCACGACGCTCGCCGACCTCGCCCGCGAGGTCAACGGCAGTGGCAATAATGGCGGCGGCTACGGCAGCCGCGACGCGCGCAACAAGACCGTGGCCGGCGTGATCGTCGGCCTGCGCACGCAGATGACCCAGCGCGGCAAGATGATCGTCGTCATGCTCGATGATGGCTCGCAGAGCGAGGCCACCGAGGTGACGGTCTTCAACGAGCTGTTCGACGCCAACCGCGCGCTGTTCAAGGAAGACGAGGTGCTGATCGTGCAGGGCAACGCGCGGCACGACACCTTCACCGGCGGGGTGCGGATGACGGCCGAGGCCGTGCTGGACCTGACCCAGGCGCGCGCGCGCTATGCCGACGCGATCGGGCTGACGTTCCGCGACAATGCGTCGGCCACGCGGCTGCGCGAGCTGCTGACGCCGCACCTGGCGGCCCAGGTGCCCGGCGTGCGCGTGCGCATCAGCTATGCCGCCAACGGCGCGCGCTGCGAAGCCGTGCTCGGCGAGCAATGGCAGGTGACGCCATCGGACGAGGTGCTGGCCAGCTTCCGCTCGGCGCTGTCGACCGAGAACGTCTACATGATCTACGGCTGA
- the gluQRS gene encoding tRNA glutamyl-Q(34) synthetase GluQRS: MSQANLEFPESVAAAPRGPYRGRFAPSPTGPLHIGSLVTALASWLDARVHGGTWLVRIEDIDFQRNVPGADRDILASLETLGLVPDEAPQWQSAHLPRFEAALAQLQAIDRLYPCGCTRREIADSITTVDAQGHLRHQTLIYPGTCRNGLMGRPPRAWRVRLPDADAATVCFDDRWQGTQCQNLAEAVGDFVLKRADGMWAYQIAVVVDDAAQGITDVVRGADLLDSTPRQIYLQRLLGLPAVRYLHVPVVVNAAGEKLSKQTGARAINRSQPLAALTEAARHLGLEIRAADMEGFYRAAVPAWAHRLAQLTPAA, encoded by the coding sequence TTGTCCCAAGCCAATCTCGAATTCCCCGAATCCGTTGCAGCGGCCCCGCGCGGGCCGTATCGCGGCCGCTTCGCGCCGTCGCCCACGGGGCCGCTGCACATCGGTTCGCTGGTCACCGCGCTGGCGAGCTGGCTCGATGCGCGCGTGCATGGCGGCACGTGGCTCGTACGCATTGAAGACATCGATTTCCAGCGCAATGTGCCCGGCGCCGACCGCGATATCCTTGCCTCGCTCGAAACGCTGGGGCTCGTGCCGGACGAAGCGCCGCAGTGGCAGAGCGCGCACCTGCCCCGCTTCGAAGCGGCGCTGGCGCAGCTGCAGGCGATCGACCGGCTCTATCCGTGCGGCTGCACCCGCCGCGAAATCGCCGACTCCATCACCACGGTCGATGCGCAGGGCCACCTGCGCCACCAGACCCTGATCTACCCCGGCACCTGCCGCAACGGCCTCATGGGCCGCCCGCCGCGCGCCTGGCGCGTGCGCCTGCCGGACGCCGATGCCGCCACGGTCTGCTTCGACGACCGCTGGCAAGGCACGCAATGCCAGAACCTGGCCGAAGCGGTGGGCGATTTCGTGCTCAAGCGCGCCGACGGCATGTGGGCGTACCAGATCGCGGTGGTGGTGGACGATGCCGCGCAGGGCATCACGGATGTGGTGCGCGGCGCCGACCTGCTCGATTCGACGCCGCGCCAGATCTACCTGCAGCGGCTGCTGGGGCTGCCCGCGGTGCGCTACCTGCACGTGCCGGTGGTGGTCAACGCCGCCGGCGAGAAGCTCAGCAAGCAGACCGGCGCACGGGCCATCAACCGCAGCCAGCCGCTGGCCGCGCTGACCGAAGCGGCGCGGCACCTGGGGCTGGAGATCCGCGCAGCGGACATGGAAGGGTTCTACCGGGCGGCCGTCCCGGCATGGGCCCATCGCTTGGCCCAGTTGACGCCGGCGGCCTAG
- a CDS encoding glycosyltransferase family 2 protein: MFSILIPTWNNLPYLQLCIESIRRHSAFEHEIIVHVNEGTDGTLEWVRAQGLRHTWSKGNVGVCLALNDAARLATHDWILFMNDDMVCTPGWDRAFESAVRQVGDRFAYLAAQLIEPVDTGNVQVSVADFGTGPDNFNETGLLSYVASQPPLPDRDGFAVQPMLLNRRLWHLVGGYSIEFGPGMSSDDDFLMKLWLVGCRIFRVVGGSTIYHFGCSTTRRVRRNRGGREFLLKWGISQHEFTHGYVRATARAGAQALATVPHPGLVGRLKRLLYALRQYPTGDLRGWEPNLPAQLVVQPSDEAAGR, from the coding sequence ATGTTCAGTATCCTGATCCCGACCTGGAACAATCTGCCGTATCTGCAGCTGTGCATCGAGAGCATCCGGCGCCATTCCGCGTTCGAGCACGAGATCATCGTGCACGTCAACGAAGGCACGGACGGCACCCTCGAATGGGTGCGCGCCCAGGGGCTGCGCCATACGTGGAGCAAGGGCAACGTCGGCGTCTGCCTCGCGCTCAACGACGCGGCGCGCCTGGCCACGCATGACTGGATCCTGTTCATGAACGACGACATGGTCTGCACGCCGGGCTGGGACCGGGCGTTCGAGTCGGCCGTGCGTCAGGTCGGCGACCGGTTCGCCTATCTGGCCGCGCAGCTGATCGAACCGGTCGATACCGGCAACGTGCAGGTCAGCGTGGCGGATTTCGGCACCGGGCCGGACAATTTCAACGAAACGGGCCTGCTGTCGTACGTGGCCTCGCAGCCGCCGTTGCCGGACCGCGACGGTTTCGCCGTGCAGCCGATGCTGCTGAACCGCCGGCTGTGGCACCTGGTCGGCGGCTACAGCATCGAGTTCGGCCCCGGCATGAGCAGCGACGACGATTTCCTGATGAAGCTCTGGCTGGTGGGCTGCCGGATCTTCCGCGTGGTGGGGGGCAGCACGATTTACCACTTCGGCTGCTCGACCACGCGCCGGGTGCGGCGCAACCGCGGCGGCCGGGAGTTCCTGCTCAAGTGGGGCATTTCCCAGCACGAGTTCACGCACGGCTACGTGCGGGCCACGGCGCGCGCCGGGGCGCAGGCGCTGGCGACGGTGCCGCATCCCGGCCTGGTCGGGCGCCTCAAGCGGCTGCTCTATGCGCTGCGGCAGTACCCGACCGGCGACCTGCGCGGCTGGGAGCCGAACCTGCCCGCGCAGCTCGTGGTCCAGCCGTCCGACGAGGCGGCCGGGCGCTGA
- a CDS encoding sulfurtransferase — protein MQIVNISAYKFVTLNDRETLRQALLAECQARDLKGTALLAPEGINIFLAGTREAIDGIVGWLRADARFADLAPKESLSDHQPFRRLLVRLKKEIITMRYPLIRPEDGRAPSVPPATLKRWLDQGHDDDGREVVMLDTRNGFEVAVGTFRDAVDYGIRKFTEFPPAIAAHKDDFAGKTVVSFCTGGIRCEKAAIHMQEIGLQHVYQLEGGILKYFEEVGADHYDGDCFVFDHRTALNAELLPAGPKQCFACRAVVTPEEQQSADYIPGQRCPHCADHQARAAT, from the coding sequence ATGCAGATCGTCAACATTTCCGCTTACAAATTCGTCACCCTCAACGACCGCGAGACGCTGCGCCAGGCCCTGCTCGCCGAATGCCAGGCACGCGACCTGAAGGGCACGGCCCTGCTGGCACCCGAGGGCATCAACATCTTCCTGGCCGGCACGCGCGAGGCGATCGACGGCATCGTCGGCTGGCTGCGCGCCGATGCGCGCTTTGCCGACCTGGCGCCCAAGGAAAGCCTCTCCGACCACCAGCCGTTCCGCCGGCTGCTGGTGCGCCTGAAGAAAGAGATCATCACCATGCGCTATCCGCTGATCCGCCCGGAAGACGGCCGCGCGCCATCGGTGCCGCCCGCCACGCTCAAGCGCTGGCTGGACCAGGGCCATGACGACGACGGCCGCGAGGTGGTGATGCTCGACACGCGCAACGGCTTCGAAGTCGCGGTCGGCACGTTCCGCGACGCGGTCGACTACGGCATCCGGAAATTCACCGAATTCCCGCCCGCCATCGCCGCGCACAAGGACGATTTCGCCGGCAAGACAGTGGTGTCGTTCTGCACCGGCGGCATCCGCTGCGAAAAGGCAGCCATCCACATGCAGGAGATCGGCCTGCAGCACGTCTACCAGCTCGAAGGCGGCATCCTCAAGTACTTCGAGGAAGTCGGCGCCGACCACTACGACGGCGACTGCTTCGTCTTCGACCACCGCACCGCGCTCAACGCCGAGCTGCTGCCCGCCGGCCCCAAGCAATGCTTCGCCTGCCGCGCGGTCGTCACGCCGGAAGAGCAGCAGTCCGCCGACTACATCCCCGGCCAGCGCTGCCCGCACTGCGCCGACCACCAGGCCCGCGCCGCCACATGA
- a CDS encoding LysR substrate-binding domain-containing protein — protein MALSLESLEVLDAIERKGSFAAAAHELGKVPSALTYVVRKLEDDLDVLLFDRRRHRAELTPAGRALLDEGRHLLQAADELARRVKRLATGWEATLTIVMDDLVHFRALMPVIQDFYAENTATRLRFCREVLAGSWDALLSGRADLLIGPAHIAPVQGVQTRPLGEIPFVFAVAAHHPLAQLEEPLPASAIARHRIVAVGDTSRNLPPRTVGIMAGQDTLVVPAMADKVQAQIRGLGCGWLPRPLAQPYLDSGVLVAKATVEDRRAGNFQIAWRTNMRGKALQWWVDKLEDPRLAQALLMQ, from the coding sequence ATGGCGCTCTCCCTCGAATCCCTGGAAGTGCTGGACGCGATCGAACGCAAGGGCAGTTTTGCCGCCGCCGCGCACGAACTGGGCAAGGTGCCGTCGGCACTGACCTACGTGGTGCGCAAGCTGGAGGACGACCTGGACGTGCTGCTGTTCGACCGCCGCCGCCACCGCGCCGAACTGACGCCCGCCGGCCGCGCGCTGCTGGACGAAGGCCGCCACCTGCTGCAGGCCGCCGACGAGCTGGCCCGCCGCGTCAAGCGCCTGGCCACCGGCTGGGAAGCGACGCTGACCATCGTGATGGACGACCTCGTCCACTTCCGCGCGCTGATGCCGGTGATCCAGGACTTCTATGCAGAGAACACCGCCACCCGCCTGCGCTTCTGCCGCGAAGTGCTGGCCGGCAGCTGGGATGCGCTGCTCTCCGGGCGCGCCGATCTGCTGATCGGCCCCGCGCACATCGCGCCGGTGCAAGGCGTGCAGACGCGTCCGCTGGGCGAGATTCCCTTCGTCTTCGCGGTGGCGGCGCATCACCCGCTGGCGCAGCTGGAGGAACCCCTGCCCGCCAGCGCCATCGCGCGCCACCGCATCGTGGCGGTGGGCGACACCTCGCGCAACCTGCCGCCGCGCACCGTCGGCATCATGGCCGGCCAGGACACGCTAGTGGTGCCGGCCATGGCCGACAAGGTCCAGGCGCAGATCCGCGGCCTCGGCTGCGGCTGGCTGCCGAGGCCGCTGGCGCAGCCCTACCTGGATTCCGGCGTGTTGGTGGCCAAGGCCACGGTGGAGGACCGCCGCGCGGGCAACTTCCAGATCGCCTGGCGCACCAACATGCGCGGCAAGGCACTGCAGTGGTGGGTCGACAAGCTTGAAGACCCGCGCCTGGCGCAGGCCCTGCTGATGCAGTAG
- a CDS encoding flavodoxin family protein: MARVAVVYHSGYGHTKKQAEAVFAGVQAAGAEAHLISVADVNDQTWALLAGVDAIVFGAPTYMGGVSGDFKKFADASSKAWFTGQWKDKIAAGFTNSASMNGDKYASIQYLWTLSQQHGMIWVGTGMMPASSKAATRNDINYMGGFGGALSQAPSDASPEEGPLPGDLETARLFGERIVAVTRQFVRGRQ; encoded by the coding sequence ATGGCACGAGTTGCAGTCGTTTATCACAGTGGTTATGGCCATACCAAGAAGCAGGCCGAGGCGGTGTTCGCGGGCGTGCAGGCCGCCGGCGCCGAAGCGCACCTGATCTCGGTGGCCGACGTCAATGACCAGACCTGGGCACTGCTGGCCGGCGTCGACGCCATCGTTTTCGGCGCGCCGACCTATATGGGCGGCGTGTCGGGCGACTTCAAGAAATTCGCCGATGCCTCGTCCAAGGCCTGGTTCACCGGCCAATGGAAGGACAAGATCGCCGCGGGCTTCACCAACTCCGCATCGATGAACGGCGACAAGTACGCATCGATCCAGTACCTGTGGACGCTGTCGCAGCAGCACGGGATGATCTGGGTGGGCACCGGCATGATGCCGGCCAGCAGCAAGGCTGCCACCCGCAACGACATCAACTACATGGGCGGCTTCGGCGGCGCGCTGTCGCAGGCGCCGTCGGATGCGAGCCCGGAAGAGGGGCCGCTGCCCGGCGACCTGGAGACCGCCAGGCTGTTCGGCGAGCGCATCGTCGCCGTGACCCGGCAGTTCGTGCGCGGCCGCCAGTAA
- a CDS encoding O-antigen ligase family protein → MMNWSDKHSVRADRWYAPLAVFLLIYPVLTVLKQGSASALLIAAGVLSLGAGVAVRRALSGPATPEGADRLVRLTGWALCMPLAAVILSEAWHGQLRWNAFDAPARFLAAVPLFLLLRRAPLRALRWADGSFAAGALAALGVGLWAARDWGEGRMGSAFLNPIHFGDIALILGVLSALSINWWRKDPLAVRLLKVGGLLAGLVASLLTGSRGGWVALPFILLLVAVARGRDKPARWRVLVPAVAVLGVAVLYAVSGTIHERIHMVWVDLAQYAQGQKDTSIGIRLQIYQAALMLIPKHPIFGLGPGGFADSLQALVDAGRMSATAAQLGRGEAHNQLLAYTANFGLVGGLSIVAIHLVPGLLCWRCLKATAAPMRRAALMGAVFALAFFVFGLTVEIFTLKMTASFYAAVIASLAGIASHTGPASEAGTSSPTER, encoded by the coding sequence ATGATGAACTGGTCCGACAAGCATTCCGTCCGCGCCGACCGGTGGTACGCGCCGCTGGCGGTGTTTCTGCTGATCTACCCCGTGCTGACGGTGCTCAAGCAGGGCAGCGCCAGCGCGCTGCTGATTGCCGCCGGCGTCCTCTCGCTCGGCGCCGGGGTGGCCGTCCGCCGCGCGCTGTCCGGGCCGGCCACGCCGGAGGGGGCCGACCGGCTGGTTCGGCTGACGGGCTGGGCCCTGTGCATGCCGCTGGCCGCCGTGATCCTGAGCGAGGCGTGGCATGGGCAACTGCGCTGGAACGCCTTCGATGCGCCCGCGCGCTTTCTGGCGGCGGTCCCGCTGTTCCTGCTGCTGCGCCGGGCGCCGCTGCGCGCGCTGCGCTGGGCCGACGGGTCGTTCGCCGCGGGGGCGCTGGCGGCGCTGGGCGTCGGCCTGTGGGCGGCGCGCGACTGGGGCGAGGGCCGGATGGGCAGCGCGTTCCTGAATCCGATCCACTTTGGTGACATCGCGCTGATCCTGGGCGTGCTGTCCGCGCTGTCGATCAACTGGTGGCGCAAGGATCCGCTCGCCGTGCGGCTGCTGAAGGTCGGCGGGCTGCTGGCCGGCCTGGTCGCTTCGCTGCTGACCGGCTCCCGGGGCGGATGGGTGGCCCTGCCGTTCATCCTGTTGCTGGTGGCGGTCGCGCGCGGCCGCGACAAGCCGGCGCGGTGGCGGGTGCTGGTGCCTGCCGTGGCCGTGCTCGGCGTGGCCGTGCTGTACGCCGTGTCCGGCACGATCCACGAGCGGATCCACATGGTGTGGGTGGACCTGGCCCAGTATGCGCAGGGCCAGAAGGACACCTCCATCGGGATCCGGCTGCAGATCTACCAGGCCGCGCTGATGCTGATCCCGAAGCACCCGATCTTCGGCCTGGGGCCGGGCGGGTTTGCCGACAGCCTGCAGGCGCTGGTCGATGCCGGCCGGATGAGCGCCACCGCCGCACAACTGGGCCGCGGCGAGGCGCACAACCAGCTGCTCGCCTACACGGCCAACTTCGGCCTCGTGGGCGGCCTGTCGATCGTGGCGATCCATCTGGTGCCGGGCCTGCTGTGCTGGCGCTGCCTGAAGGCGACGGCCGCACCGATGCGCCGGGCTGCGCTGATGGGGGCGGTCTTCGCGCTGGCGTTTTTCGTCTTCGGCCTGACGGTCGAGATCTTCACCCTGAAGATGACGGCATCCTTCTACGCGGCCGTCATCGCCAGCCTGGCGGGCATCGCCTCGCACACCGGTCCTGCGTCCGAGGCAGGCACGTCTTCCCCTACCGAGCGTTGA